One genomic region from Mytilus trossulus isolate FHL-02 chromosome 9, PNRI_Mtr1.1.1.hap1, whole genome shotgun sequence encodes:
- the LOC134683241 gene encoding uncharacterized protein LOC134683241 — protein sequence MKFYTMSSKVVTAKEQLGATLKRYGAIQILLGLGCLIMAFVSIGIDKKSCDNLGKKEIVIKNATIPTFTFDKKTIMLGLDGGSVVSAIWVVVTGIVPAYMARNADYSLIRTKVVFMVFSIMATSLFVPIIIGAAATNYILRDSHMELLVITGLICLLEFLVSFAASLYCCASPWAPCKLAKKDRELRSEQFIDNEKQMTKLELPEYKP from the exons ATGAAGTTCTATACCATGTCTTCGAAAGTTGTCACTGCAAAGGAGCAATTGGGTGCTACTCTCAAAAGATATGGTGCCATACAGATACTTCTTGGCCTAGGTTGTTTGATCATGGCATTCGTTTCAATTGGAATCGACAAGAAATCTTGTGACAACTTAGGGAAGAAAG aaattgttATCAAAAATGCCACTATACCTACCTTCACGTTTGATAAGAAAACCATCATGCTTGGACTGGATGGAGGATCCGTGGTGTCTGCTATTTGG GTTGTTGTCACAGGAATTGTCCCAGCTTACATGGCAAGAAATGCAGACTACAGCTTGATAAGAACT aaagTGGTGTTCATGGTATTTAGCATTATGGCGACATCATTGTTCGTACCCATTATTATTGGTGCAGCAGCAACTAACTATATACTG CGTGATAGCCACATGGAATTGCTTGTCATAACTGGCCTTATATGCCTTCTAGAATTCCTTGTGTCTTTTGCTGCGTCACTCTATTGCTGTGCATCACCATGGGCTCCATGCAAACTAGCG aagaAAGACAGAGAACTTAGAAGTGAGCAATTCATTGACAACGAGAAGCAAATGACAAAACTAGAACTTCCAGAATATAAACCATAA